A genome region from Triticum aestivum cultivar Chinese Spring chromosome 2B, IWGSC CS RefSeq v2.1, whole genome shotgun sequence includes the following:
- the LOC123043535 gene encoding importin-11 yields MALSAGDVPTMYAVLANSLSADEATRHPAESALAQCEPRPGFCSCLLEIISARGSSCREDVRLLATVYFKNSINRYWRTRRDSYGISNEEKDHLRKNLLLNIREENNQIALQLAVLISKIARLDYPREWRDLFSILAQQLQSADVLASHRVFMVLFRTLKELSTKRLAVDQRNYAEITSHLFEYTWNLWKSDVQTILQNLSMLSQRNDLDSILEQSNDLILICDRWLLCLKIIRQLIFSGYASDSTTAQEVWQVREVCPTVLSAIQSLLPYYSSFKDKQAKLWEFAKRACTKLMKVLVTLQGRHPYSFVHQTVLPATVDFCLNIITNPEQAGASFEEFLIQCMVLVKTVSECKEYKPSATGRVINESAQPLSLEQKKKNFAAVASDMLKVVLPGDRVVLLCNILIRRYFIYTAKDLEEWSENPESFHHEQNLVQWTEKQRPCAEALFIVIFENYRELLAPVVVSILREAMSVSPPLETDVTSGMLLKDAAYTAAGHVYYELSNYLSFNEWFHGSLSIEISNGHPNMRIIRRKVALLLGQWISEIKGDTRKLVYRALVALLQDNDIAVRLAACSSLCYLFQESSFSELDLFECLPTCWTMCFKLTEDVQEFDSKVQVLNFISVLLEHVGDKVIPFASQLSQFFQKIWDESAGESLLQIQLLTALRTFVSSLGYQSPLSYHMLMPILQSGVNVDSPDALNLLEDSVLLWEATLSNAPSIVPQLMDLFPYLVGIVNRSFDHLEVAVNIVEDYTIFGGSEFLKSHGTSLANVLDTIVGNVNDKGLLTTLPVIDLLIQLFPQEAPPLISSALQKLIFISLSRDDEHNPSRTTVRASSGAILARLLVMNTNFSAQLLSEPALLANIQQSGISLKDNLLLSLVDMWIDKVDNATAIQQKEYAMALSVVLTLQIPQVIDKLDDILSVCTTVIIGGREVKAEDDSSGDITSSSWLGNDNSGYSSKFLKKRQAKDLDPIKQASLENILRENLKACAAHHGDSTFNAAISRIHPSSFAQLQQALNSA; encoded by the exons ATGGCCCTCTCCGCCGGCGACGTGCCGACCATGTACGCGGTCCTCGCCAACTCGCTCAGCGCCGACGAGGCGACGCGGCACCCCGCCGAGTCGGCCCTCGCGCAGTGCGAGCCCCGCCCCGGCTTCTGCTCCTGCCTCCTG GAGATCATCTCCGCCAGGGGCTCGTCCTGCCGCGAGGACGTGCGCCTGCTCGCCACGGTTTATTTCAAGAACAGCATCAACCGCTACTGGCGGACTCGCCGGGATTCCTA TGGAATTAGCAATGAGGAGAAGGACCACCTTCGTAAAAATCTCTTGCTAAACATACGAGAGGAGAATAACCAG ATTGCACTTCAGCTAGCTGTACTAATCTCGAAGATTGCACGTTTGGATTACCCAAGAGAATG GCGGGACCTTTTCTCTATATTGGCACAACAACTGCAATCTGCTGATGTTCTTGCTTCACATCGTGTGTTTATGGTCTTATTTCGAACTTTAAAGGAGCTGTCAACTAAACGGCTTGCTGTTGATCAGAGGAATTATGCCGAG ATTACTAGCCACTTGTTCGAGTATACCTGGAACCTTTGGAAGAGCGACGTGCAGACTATATTGCAAAATCTTTCCATGCTCTCTCAGAGGAATGACTTAGATTCCATTTTGGAGCaatcaaatgatctaatattgatATGCGACCGTTGGTTGCTTTGTTTAAAGATCATCCGGCAACTAATTTTTTCTGGTTATGCAAGTGATTCAACAACAGCGCAG GAAGTCTGGCAGGTCAGGGAAGTATGTCCAACGGTTTTGAGTGCCATTCAATCCCTTCTTCCTTATT ACTCGTCCTTTAAAGATAAGCAAGCTAAACTATGGGAATTTGCAAAAAGGGCATGCACTAAGTTGATGAAAGTCCTTGTCACCTTACAAGGCAGACATCCATATTCTTTCGTACACCAAACTGTGCTTCCTGCTACAGTTGACTTCTGTTTGAACATAATCACAAATCCCGAACAGGCTGGCGCATCCTTTGAGGAGTTTCTTATACAATGCATGGTTTTGGTTAAAACCGTATCAGAATGCAAAGAGTACAAACCAAGTGCCACAGGTCGCGTCATCAATGAAAGTGCACAACCTTTAAGCCTggagcaaaagaaaaaaaactttgCAGCAGTGGCTAGTGACATGCTGAAGGTTGTTTTGCCTGGTGATCGAGTTGTGTTGCTTTGCAACATTTTAATAAGGAG ATACTTTATTTATACAGCAAAAGATCTGGAGGAATGGTCAGAGAATCCTGAATCCTTTCATCATGAGCAGAATTTGGTCCAGTGGACTGAGAAACAACGGCCATGTGCTGAAGCCCTCTTCATTGTCATCTTTGAGAACTACCGAGAG CTACTAGCTCCAGTTGTTGTTTCAATTCTTCGAGAAGCCATGTCTGTTTCTCCACCACTCGAAACAGATGTTACATCCGGAATGCTTCTGAAGGATGCTGCTTATACAGCTGCCGGGCATGTGTATTATGAACTTTCAAATTACCTCAGTTTTAATGAATG GTTCCATGGATCTCTATCCATAGAAATTTCAAATGGTCATCCCAATATGCGTATCATTCGTCGAAAAGTTGCATTGCTACTTGGGCAATGGATTTCTGAG ATCAAGGGTGACACACGGAAATTGGTCTACCGTGCTTTGGTTGCATTGCTGCAGGATAATGACATAGCTGTCAGG CTAGCAGCATGCTCTTCTCTGTGTTATCTTTTCCAAGAATCTAGCTTTTCAGAACTTGATTTGTTTGAATGTCTTCCAACATGTTGGACCATGTGTTTCAAGTTGACGGAAGATGTCCAAGAATTTGATTCTAAG GTGCAAGTGTTGAATTTCATCTCAGTTCTTCTTGAACATGTCGGAGACAAGGTTATTCCATTTGCAAGTCAGTTATCACAATTTTTCCAGAAG ATCTGGGATGAATCTGCAGGTGAAAGCTTGTTACAGATTCAACTGCTAACAGCACTTCGAACTTTTGTTTCTTCTCTTGGATACCAGTCGCCTCTTTCTTATCACATGCTTATGCCTATACTGCAAAGTGGTGTAAATGTTGATAGCCCTGATGCTCTTAATCTTCTCGAGGACAGTGTTCTG TTGTGGGAAGCAACTCTTTCGAATGCCCCATCTATTGTACCTCAACTGATGGATTTATTCCCTTATCTTGTGGGCATTGTGAATAGAAGCTTCGACCATCTGGAG GTCGCGGTCAACATAGTTGAGGATTACACAATTTTTGGTGGATCAGAATTTTTAAAAAGCCATGGTACAAGTTTGGCGAATGTTCTTGATACTATTGTTGGAAATGTAAATGACAAGGGACTTCTCACCACACTTCCAGTCATTGATCTTCTTATTCAG CTCTTTCCTCAGGAAGCTCCACCTTTGATATCCAGTGCTCTTCAG AAACTTATCTTCATATCTTTGAGTCGAGATGATGAGCATAACCCTTCTAGGACAACTGTACGTGCATCCTCTGGAGCAATTCTTGCTAGGCTTTTGGTGATGAATACAAACTTTTCGGCACAGCTATTATCAGAGCCCGCCCTTTTGGCAAACATTCAACAGTCAGGGATATCTCTAAAGGATAATCTGCTACTCTCTTTGGTTGATATGTGGATTGATAAG GTGGACAATGCAACTGCTATACAGCAGAAGGAATACGCGATGGCTCTCTCTGTAGTTTTGACCTTGCAGATACCTCAAGTCATCGACAAACTTGATGATATATTAAG TGTTTGCACTACTGTTATTATTGGTGGCCGTGAAGTAAAGGCCGAGGATGATTCTAG TGGCGATATCACAAGCTCTTCTTGGCTTGGCAATGATAATTCAGGTTACTCCAGCAAATTCTTGAAAAAGCGACAA GCAAAGGATTTAGATCCGATCAAACAAGCTTCGCTAGAGAACATACTAAGAGAGAACTTGAAGGCATGTGCAGCTCACCACGGGGATTCGACTTTCAATGCTGCCATCAGCAGGATCCATCCATCATCATTTGCTCAGTTGCAGCAGGCCCTGAATAGTGCATGA